Part of the Chitinivibrionales bacterium genome, CCTCCATGGCGGAAAACGAGATTTTAGCCGATATTACCTCCAACAGCATCTGCATGTCTTCCCATAAAGCGGCCGAACAGGGAGCCGATCATAAGCGGGTCCCTTCAGATATTGCCGACAATCCGATCATTATCGGGCATGAGTTTTGCGGCACGATTTTGGAAGTGGGCGAAAAATATAAAGGAAAGTATACGCCCGGTTCCAAATACAGCATACAGCCTGCTCTCAACTACCCGGACCGTCTTCTGGATGCGCCGGGATATTCATTTCGTTATATCGGCGGGCAGGCCACCAAGATTATCATTCCCAAAGAGGTCCTGGAAATGGACTGTCTTCTCCCCTACGACGGCGAGGGATTCTTCAAGGCCTCGCTCTCCGAACCTGCATCATGTATCATCGGTTCTTTTCATGCACAGTATCATTTCAAGCAGGGAGAATATGTTCATCAGATGGGAATTAAAGCGGGTGGCTCGATGGCAATCATTGCCGGAGCGGGCCCCATGGGGCTGGGCGCTATCGACTATGCGCTCCACGGTCCGATGCGCCCGCGGCTTCTGGTTATCACCGATATCGATCAGGCCCGGCTCAACCGTGCAAAAGAAATTTTCGACCCCGCCCATGCACGTCAATGCGGCGTCGACCTTCGGTATGTCAATACAGGAGCCGGTAATCCGGTCGAAGATCTCCGGGCAATAAACAACAACCAGGGCTTTGATGATGTCTTTGTTTTTGCCCCGGTTGCACCCCTTATCGAACAGGCAAGCAGAATCCTGGGCTTCAACGGCTGTCTCAATTTCTTTGCCGGGCCTACCCGCACCGATTTCATGGCCTCGATAAATTTTTACGATGTCCACTACAGCGGCCA contains:
- a CDS encoding zinc-binding dehydrogenase, yielding MKTLALRLYQKNDLRLEHFDLPSMAENEILADITSNSICMSSHKAAEQGADHKRVPSDIADNPIIIGHEFCGTILEVGEKYKGKYTPGSKYSIQPALNYPDRLLDAPGYSFRYIGGQATKIIIPKEVLEMDCLLPYDGEGFFKASLSEPASCIIGSFHAQYHFKQGEYVHQMGIKAGGSMAIIAGAGPMGLGAIDYALHGPMRPRLLVITDIDQARLNRAKEIFDPAHARQCGVDLRYVNTGAGNPVEDLRAINNNQGFDDVFVFAPVAPLIEQASRILGFNGCLNFFAGPTRTDFMASINFYDVHYSGHHLVGTSGGNTKDMNEALELMAKNTINPAVMVTHIGGIDSAAQTILDLPSIPGGKKLIYTRKSMPLFAIDDLEDMGKENPFYKGLAEITGNHKGLWSTEAEEYVLKNAKNIE